In Aegilops tauschii subsp. strangulata cultivar AL8/78 chromosome 3, Aet v6.0, whole genome shotgun sequence, one genomic interval encodes:
- the LOC109764875 gene encoding dynamin-related protein 5A — translation MAMSPAAGRTPNPKAAPSPSPSARRAGADSASAAAAAAASDTKARFEAYNRLQAAAVAFGEKLPIPEIVAIGGQSDGKSSLLEALLGFRFNVREVEMGTRRPLVLQMVHDPTALDPRCRFQEEDSEEYGHPMVQAAAIADLIKQRTESHLRMIQAAVSSKPIVMRAEYAHCPNLTIIDTPGFVLKAKKGEPERTPEEILSMVKTLASPPHRLILFLQQSSVEWCSSLWLDAIREIDPTFRRTMIVISKFDNRLKEFTERWEVDSYLSASGYLGDNIHPFFVALPKDRGTISNDEFRRQICQVDIDVLRHLRDGVKGGFNEEKFGPYIGFSCLRKYLESELQKRYKEAAPATLALLEQRCSDVSMDVSRLDSKLQATSDVSQLRRSAMLHAASICTHLRALLDGAADPAPEVWGKTTEEEQMHSGINSWPGISVPVKPPNSSLKLYGGAAFERVMHEFRCATYSMECPQVSREKVANILLAHAGRGGSSGMTEAAAEIARAAARSWLAPLTETACDRLAFVLQSLFDLAMERSRTDDSRYQNVENMDGYVGFLAALRCSYYKFVKDLSKQCKQIVRHHLDSVTSPYSHICYESDFLGGVGTVANTLHRFNQFSGVASFDLSESGSLEEGQENLPPRDQQQMTPPAKANEREILKESQLTVPETPSPDLPADMHGGKKKDNGNMNDGGARKRHARMAAYANRSHHNNVTVGGDDLVSRSGSSYSSICSISAQYFAKMREVLIERNVPSALNSGFLTPCRERLFLALGFELFAVNDEKFMDMFVSPGAIDCIQNERQSLLKRQKILLSCLSEFKNISRTL, via the exons ATGGCGATGTCTCCGGCGGCGGGCAGGACGCCGAACCCCAAGGCGgcgccgtccccgtccccgtccgCCCGCCGAGCCGGGGCGGATTCggcctcggccgccgccgccgccgccgcgtcggaCACCAAGGCCCGGTTCGAGGCGTACAACCGGCtgcaggcggcggcggtggcgttcggGGAGAAGCTCCCGATCCCGGAGATAGTGGCCATCGGGGGCCAGTCGGACGGCAAGAGCTCGCTCCTGGAGGCGCTCCTCGGCTTCCGCTTCAACGTCCGGGAGGTCGAGATGGGCACCCGCCGCCCCCTCGTCCTCCAGATGGTCCACGACCCCACCGCCCTCGATCCCCGGTGCCGCTTCCAG GAGGAGGACTCGGAGGAGTACGGCCACCCCATGGTGCAGGCCGCGGCGATAGCTGACCTCATCAAGCAGCGCACCGAGTCGCACCTCCGGATGATCCAGGCCGCTGTGTCGTCCAAGCCCATCGTCATGAGGGCCGAGTACGCCCACTGCCCCAACCTCACCATCATCGACACCCCAGGTTTCGTGCTTAAG GCTAAGAAAGGTGAGCCGGAGAGGACGCCGGAGGAGATCCTGTCGATGGTGAAGACACTAGcgagcccgccccaccgcctcatTCTGTTCCTCCAGCAGAGCAGCGTCGAGTGGTGCTCTTCGCTCTGGCTCGATGCGATTAGAGAGATCGATCCCACTTTCAGGCGCACCATGATAGTCATCTCCAAGTTTGACAACCGACTCAAG GAATTTACCGAAAGGTGGGAGGTCGATAGCTACTTGAGCGCAAGCGGTTACCTTGGGGACAATATCCACCCATTCTTTGTGGCTCTTCCAAAGGACCGAGGAACGATCTCCAATGACGAGTTCCGGCGGCAAATATGTCAGGTAGATATTGATGTGCTGCGACACTTGCGTGATGGTGTGAAAGGGGGTTTCAATGAAGAGAAGTTTGGTCCGTACATTGGGTTTAGCTGCCTCAGGAAGTACCTGGAGTCTGAACTTCAGAAGAGGTACAAAGAAGCAGCTCCAGCCACCCTAGCATTGTTGGAGCAGAGATGCAGTGATGTCTCGATGGACGTATCCAGACTGGACTCCAAACTGCAAGCAACCTCTGATGTCTCTCAGCTGAGGAGATCGGCAATGCTTCATGCTGCTTCTATCTGCACCCATTTG CGTGCATTACTTGATGGAGCAGCTGATCCAGCTCCAGAGGTATGGGGGAAAACTACTGAAGAGGAGCAAATGCACAGTGGTATTAACAGCTGGCCTGGCATCAGCGTTCCTGTAAAACCTCCCAACTCTAGCCTTAAGCTGTATGGCGGTGCGGCTTTTGAGAGAGTAATGCATGAATTCCGCTGTGCGACATATTCCATGGAGTGCCCACAGGTGTCAAGAGAGAAG GTTGCGAACATATTACTGGCCCATGCTGGAAGAGGTGGGAGCAGTGGGATGACTGAGGCAGCTGCTGAGATAGCACGCGCAGCTGCACGATCATGGCTTGCTCCTCTTACTGAAACTGCTTGTGATCGGCTTGCATTTGTCCTGCAAAGCCTATTTGACCTTGCAATGGAGCGCAGCCGCACTGATGATTCAAGAT ATCAAAATGTCGAAAATATGGATGGATATGTTGGCTTCCTTGCTGCTCTCCGGTGCTCCTATTATAAGTTTGTCAAGGATTTGTCCAAGCAATGCAAGCAGATAGTACGACATCACCTTGATTCAGTCACGAGCCCCTACTCCCATATTTGTTATGAGAGCGACTTTCTTGGTGGCGTTGGAACTGTAGCAAACACCCTTCACAGGTTTAATCAGTTCAGTGGAGTTGCATCTTTTGACCTATCAGAGAGTGGATCACTGGAGGAAGGCCAGGAGAATCTACCACCAAGAGATCAGCAACAGATGACTCCACCTGCTAAAGCAAATGAGAGGGAAATTCTGAAAGAAAGCCAGCTGACGGTTCCTGAGACGCCTTCTCCTGATCTGCCGGCTGATATGCATGgtggtaagaagaaagacaatgGGAATATGAATGATGGCGGGGCAAGGAAAAGACATGCAAGGATGGCAGCATATGCAAACAGGAGTCACCATAACAATGTGACTGTTGGTGGCGATGATCTGGTCTCAAGGTCAGGGTCGTCGTACTCCAGCATATGCTCAATATCTGCTCAGTATTTTGCAAAAATGCGAGAAGTCCTGATTGAAAGGAATGTTCCCTCTGCATTGAACTCTGGATTCTTAACACCATG CCGTGAAAGGTTGTTTTTAGCACTTGGATTCGAGCTGTTTGCTGTAAATGATGAGAAGTTCATGGACATGTTTGTGTCTCCCGGCGCGATTGATTGTATCCAGAACGAGCGCCAGTCTCTGCTGAAACGTCAAAAGATTCTGCTATCCTGTTTAAGCGAGTTCAAGAACATCTCACGGACTCTGTAA
- the LOC109764874 gene encoding homeobox protein HAZ1 has translation MGKTSASGVVQESEKVGNGSPSSPTKGKRGRKGSQIIANKKYPLRSAHSSARVLRSTSKDKSKTPNEPVSPLRSAHSSPRVLRSTPKNKSKTPKKQVNSLRSAHSSARVLSSTLKKKVPNEPVNDSTAAQPAARKRKRGRPSNAASPKNECIKIRQRVRYILNRMNYEQSFIQAYAGEGWKGQSLEKIRPEKELERAKAEILRCKLRIREAFRNMDSLLLEGKLDESLFDSEGEISSEDIFCAICASKHVTLKNDIILCDGVCDRGFHQKCLNPPLLAEDIPQGDEGWLCPACDCKLDCIDLLNELQGSTLAIHDSWEKVFPESTSNGLNQIGASDLPSDDSEEDYDPTLAEGDTVDENKSSAEDGDEGSDSDDLDFITSSDESEPSKKKRSESKNKNTVNDLALPSDDSEDDDFDPEGPNSSEDQKTKTNSDESDFTSDSDDFCAEISKSSGKDKVSAPSFSDQTNGVDIMEAELEQDSVLPASNRRQVGHLDYKKLYDEAYGKETTDSSDEEEWSGHSPNGNPEDSDTDSFAGPLKPAKTRRARGGHQNNERTPQSERHSGSVSEQHPEVLSNGTSSTVRKKGYGPIVNQKLKAYFEKEPYPSRPAKESLAQELGLTFNQITRWFSSTRHYSRVTAAKKGKRSENYTAENNGIAADSIQQREPNDSLLGKPNVDRNGIVSEERMAQKNLDEGEKEDTPFRQHISCEQTLDGTPANKHNTANSREVDSPIGAPGGNQQSGTSRNAEDTPLGQDIGCEQTVVAVNQNCTIGSSNVGSPKGVPGGNKRLNNSPRSVGSPRRGSAEKNIPGLEHVDEARRKAILRELRKMKAAGR, from the exons ATGGGCAAAACATCTGCTTCTGGTGTTGTTCAGGAGAGTGAAAAAGTTGGGAATGGTTCACCCTCTTCTCCTACCaaggggaaaaggggaaggaaaGGGTCCCAGATTATAGCAAATAAAAAGTATCCCCTGAGATCTGCACATAGTAGTGCCAGGGTGCTTCGGTCTACTTCAAAAGACAAGAGTAAGACGCCTAATGAGCCAGTAAGTCCATTGAGATCCGCTCATAGTAGTCCCAGGGTTCTTCGATCTACCCCTAAAAACAAGAGCAAGACACCTAAAAAGCAAGTAAATTCATTGAGGTCCGCACATAGTAGTGCCAGGGTGCTTAGCTCTACCTTGAAGAAAAAGGTACCTAATGAGCCTGTAAACGACAGTACTGCTGCTCAACCAGCTGCCAGGAAAAGGAAAAGAGGCAGGCCCTCAAATGCAGCGAGTCCCAAGAATGAGTGCATCAAAATTCGCCAGCGAGTTAGATACATTTTGAATCGAATGAACTACGAACAAAGTTTCATTCAAGCATACGCTGGTGAAGGTTGGAAAGGTCAAAG TTTGGAAAAAATAAGACCTGAGAAGGAGCTTGAGCGAGCCAAGGCAGAAATCTTGCGATGCAAGTTAAGAATTCGGGAAGCTTTTCGTAATATGGATTCTCTTCTATTGGAGGGGAAGCTTGACGAATCTTTGTTTGATTCTGAGGGAGAAATATCTAGTGAAGAT ATTTTCTGTGCCATATGTGCTTCAAAGCATGTTACACTAAAAAATGATATCATTCTTTGCGATGGAGTGTGTGATAGAGGATTCCACCAGAAATGTTTGAATCCTCCTTTGCTGGCAGAAGATA TTCCTCAGGGGGATGAAGGATGGCTTTGCCCTGCGTGCGATTGCAAGCTAGATTGTATAGATTTACTAAATGAACTCCAAGGGAGCACACTTGCTATTCATGACTCATGGGAG AAAGTTTTTCCTGAGTCAACTTCAAATGGCTTAAACCAAATTGGAGCATCTGATCTTCCATCCGATGATTCAGAGGAGGATTATGACCCTACTTTAGCTGAAGGGGACACGGTAGATGAAAACAAATCATCTGCAGAGGATGGGGACGAAGGATCAGATTCTGATGACCTGGATTTTATAACATCATCCGATGAGTCTGAACCTTCAAAGAAGAAAAGGTCTGAATCAAAGAACAAAAACACCGTCAATGACCTTGCGTTGCCTTCGGATGACTCAGAGGATGATGACTTTGATCCAGAAGGTCCAAATTCCAGTGAAGACCAAAAGACCAAAACAAACTCAGATGAGTCAGACTTTACATCTGATTCTGATGATTTCTGTGCTGAGATTTCTAAATCTTCTGGCAAGGATAAAGTTTCGGCACCTTCATTCTCAGACCAAACTAATGGAGTGGACATTATGGAGGCAGAGCTAGAGCAAGACTCTGTGCTACCAGCTTCAAATAGGCGACAAGTTGGACATTTGGATTACAAAAAGCTTTATGAT GAGGCTTATGGAAAAGAAACCACTGATTCAAGCGATGAAGAAGAGTGGTCTGGACATAGCCCAAATGGAAATCCAGAAGACAGTGATACAGATTCATTTGCTGGACCACTTAAGCCGGCAAAAACCAGAAGAGCACGAGGTGGGCACCAGAACAATGAGCGTACTCCACAGAGTGAACGGCACAGCGGTTCAGTAAGTGAACAGCATCCTGAAGTGCTTTCCAATGGCACCAGTAGCACGGTCAGGAAAAAAGGTTATGGTCCTATTGTTAATCAG AAGCTCAAGGCATATTTCGAAAAAGAACCTTACCCTAGTCGCCCAGCAAAAGAAAGTCTGGCACAAGAGCTTGGCCTGACATTCAATCAG ATCACTAGATGGTTTTCTAGTACTCGTCATTACTCAAGAGTTACTGCTGCCAAAAAAGGGAAGCGTTCAGAAAACTATACTGCTGAGAACAATGGCATTGCTGCAGATAGCATACAACAGAGAGAACCCAATGACAGTCTATTGGGCAAACCAAATGTAGATAGAAACGGTATTGTTTCGGAGGAAAGGATGGCGCAAAAAAATCTTGATGAAGGTGAGAAAGAAGATACTCCATTCAGACAACATATCAGCTGTGAGCAGACACTAGATGGGACTCCTGCTAACAAACACAACACTGCCAACTCAAGAGAAGTTGACTCACCAATTGGTGCGCCTGGAGGAAACCAGCAAAGTGGCACCTCGAGGAATGCAGAAGATACCCCACTCGGACAAGATATTGGCTGTGAGCAGACCGTGGTTGCTGTCAACCAAAACTGCACTATCGGCTCGAGCAATGTCGGGTCACCGAAAGGTGTGCCTGGAGGAAACAAGCGCCTTAATAACTCTCCAAGGAGTGTTGGAAGCCCAAGACGTGGGTCTGCTGAGAAGAACATTCCTGGGCTAGAACATGTAGACGAGGCAAGGAGGAAGGCTATACTGCGGGAGCTGAGGAAGATGAAGGCCGCAGGCAGGTGA